One Rhodoluna sp. KAS3 DNA window includes the following coding sequences:
- the serC gene encoding phosphoserine transaminase has protein sequence MTEIIIPSEFLPVDGRFGCGPSKLRSAQIAAFATEGSKLMGTSHRQAPVKNLVKRVQDGLLELFHNPEGYEIVLGNGGSTAFWDAAAFSMVENKAQNLVHGEFGAKFASALTNPWLEKPTVINGTPGSRLGLQAEAGVDSYAYAQNETSTGVVTPVKRVSGADQGALMFTDATSAAGGIDFDATETDVYYFAPQKNFASDGGLWFALMSPAAIERTERIAATDRYIPEFLSVKTAIDNSRLNQTLNTPAIATLFLLGEQIDWMNENGGLAWADARTKAASDFLYEWADASEFATPFVSNPEHRSQVVVTIDFNDEIQATDISKVLRANGIVDVDSYRKLGRNQLRVATFTATELDDIKQLTKAIDYVVGQLA, from the coding sequence ATGACTGAAATCATCATCCCATCTGAGTTTCTTCCAGTAGACGGCCGCTTTGGCTGCGGTCCTTCAAAATTGCGTTCCGCGCAAATCGCCGCATTTGCCACTGAAGGCTCAAAACTCATGGGCACCTCACACCGCCAGGCTCCAGTGAAAAACCTGGTCAAGCGGGTTCAGGATGGTTTACTCGAACTCTTCCACAACCCTGAGGGTTATGAGATCGTGCTCGGAAACGGTGGATCGACTGCGTTTTGGGACGCTGCTGCTTTCTCAATGGTCGAGAACAAGGCTCAAAACCTAGTTCACGGCGAATTCGGCGCAAAGTTTGCTTCAGCACTCACCAACCCTTGGCTTGAAAAACCTACGGTGATCAATGGAACCCCGGGTTCTCGCCTTGGGCTTCAGGCTGAAGCAGGCGTTGACTCCTACGCATACGCTCAAAATGAAACATCCACTGGCGTCGTTACCCCGGTCAAGCGTGTTTCTGGTGCAGACCAGGGCGCTCTAATGTTCACCGATGCAACCTCGGCAGCCGGCGGCATCGACTTTGACGCCACTGAGACCGATGTCTACTACTTCGCACCCCAAAAGAACTTTGCATCTGACGGCGGCCTATGGTTTGCCCTGATGTCGCCTGCGGCAATCGAGCGAACCGAGAGAATCGCTGCGACCGACCGCTACATCCCTGAGTTTTTGAGCGTGAAGACCGCCATCGATAACTCACGCCTCAACCAAACGCTGAACACCCCTGCGATTGCAACATTGTTCTTGCTGGGTGAGCAGATCGATTGGATGAATGAGAATGGCGGCTTGGCTTGGGCAGATGCTCGTACCAAGGCAGCCTCTGACTTTTTGTACGAATGGGCTGACGCATCAGAGTTTGCTACCCCGTTTGTCAGCAACCCAGAGCACCGATCACAGGTTGTAGTCACAATCGACTTCAACGATGAGATTCAGGCGACTGACATTTCAAAGGTGCTTCGCGCCAACGGAATTGTAGATGTGGATTCTTACCGCAAGTTGGGCAGAAACCAGTTGCGTGTGGCCACATTCACCGCGACCGAGCTGGATGACATCAAGCAGCTGACTAAGGCGATTGACTACGTAGTTGGCCAGCTAGCCTAG
- a CDS encoding DUF3027 domain-containing protein, with translation MPKSSAGNNQGFAYQALLGTTSKQTIGFLVEVLDEGDSTESYLFESKLKGYVGWRWSVTVYAPEGQEPTVSEVLLMPGVDSLVAPDWVPWSERLADYKALQAELEAQAALDAEEAEESDDSDEADDVDEAEDADALALAEEQDEAAEVSAEDEEASVSNDSGDEPSLAVADLEEGENAKGNAEKARRKPPRFLRRRKRGAKNKSED, from the coding sequence ATGCCTAAGTCATCAGCTGGTAACAATCAAGGTTTTGCCTATCAGGCGCTTCTCGGAACCACGTCTAAGCAGACCATTGGTTTTCTAGTTGAGGTTCTCGACGAGGGCGATTCAACTGAGTCATACCTTTTCGAGAGCAAACTCAAGGGTTACGTTGGCTGGCGTTGGTCAGTCACTGTTTATGCACCTGAAGGGCAAGAGCCGACCGTCTCTGAAGTATTGCTCATGCCTGGGGTTGACTCACTAGTTGCCCCAGATTGGGTGCCATGGTCAGAGCGACTTGCGGACTACAAAGCTCTGCAAGCTGAACTTGAAGCCCAGGCTGCCCTAGACGCAGAAGAAGCTGAAGAGTCAGACGATTCCGATGAAGCCGACGATGTTGACGAGGCTGAGGATGCTGACGCACTTGCGCTCGCCGAAGAGCAAGACGAGGCCGCGGAGGTTAGCGCCGAAGATGAGGAAGCATCTGTTTCCAACGATTCAGGTGATGAGCCTTCGTTAGCGGTTGCGGACCTTGAAGAAGGCGAAAACGCCAAGGGCAATGCCGAAAAGGCACGTAGAAAGCCACCACGATTTTTGCGCAGACGCAAGCGTGGCGCTAAAAATAAGTCCGAGGACTAG
- a CDS encoding cold shock domain-containing protein yields the protein MPTGKVKFFDEDKGFGFIASDEGSEVFLHISALPAGTTSIKPGTRIEFSVADGKRGAQALSVRVLDAPPSLVKMSRKPADEMAVIVEDLIRLLDNIGGGLKRGKYPESANGKKIASLLRKLADELDA from the coding sequence ATGCCAACCGGTAAAGTCAAGTTCTTCGACGAAGACAAGGGATTTGGTTTCATCGCATCCGACGAGGGTAGCGAGGTATTCCTGCACATCAGCGCCCTTCCGGCTGGAACCACTTCAATCAAGCCAGGCACTCGCATTGAATTTAGCGTTGCTGATGGCAAGCGCGGCGCCCAGGCTCTATCGGTGCGCGTTTTAGATGCGCCGCCAAGCTTGGTCAAGATGAGCCGCAAGCCAGCCGACGAAATGGCCGTGATCGTTGAGGACCTAATCCGTCTTCTCGACAACATCGGTGGCGGTTTGAAGCGCGGCAAGTACCCAGAGAGCGCCAATGGCAAGAAGATTGCCTCATTGTTGCGTAAGTTGGCAGACGAGCTGGATGCCTAA
- a CDS encoding helicase-associated domain-containing protein, which yields MSEILNVAAALRHKSDAQLEQLIAQRMVSSTGLRDFFDLAEAITKPASVSAAIAGLPRSQAQALTQLADGLPADEQQLEHLAALALVDDHGAPFESTVESLSQFRQIAPVSPVALPNETEPPAQEQIDRDAGIEIFETLQAMTELIFDLEQRFVKEVGKKNVGLPDLKRLANHLNKTTDYAREIYELAGWSNLVFLADGRWQLSAEADAWLEWQPWQRFQHLAKIWRGILGDASAHELENALQGSNGPVSLSTKLQETYPFADGSVTSKISKLGNLAELLGLSANGWMSSWTASVLQEDFAEAAKTAKQFLPAEQSRLICQADLSIIAPGPLPTELEMQLRRFANTEQIGMASTYRLNKLSISHGLETGLKADEIRNLLLELTGKNLPQPVEYLIDETEQRFGRLTISEGGEIQRSIIRASDPILLQAIINEVKLKPFALQSTTDGALVSRFEPEVVYYGLREIGLAAIRVDEAGRVISPTEVHQASGSTEIETSAKADISRLREQDARVGEAPDGDDLHRQIQLAIKNKAKAWFTVVTGDGSELLFLLEPIGIANGRLRAKDRKADIERTIPIASITKVTFE from the coding sequence ATGAGCGAGATTCTGAATGTTGCCGCAGCACTGCGGCATAAATCAGACGCTCAGCTTGAGCAACTAATTGCTCAACGCATGGTCAGTTCAACTGGCCTGCGTGATTTTTTTGATCTCGCAGAGGCAATCACAAAACCAGCATCGGTTTCTGCAGCGATTGCTGGACTACCCCGATCACAGGCCCAAGCCCTGACACAACTAGCCGATGGGCTACCGGCTGATGAGCAACAACTCGAGCACCTGGCTGCTCTCGCGTTAGTTGATGACCATGGAGCCCCCTTTGAATCAACGGTCGAATCGCTAAGTCAGTTCAGGCAGATCGCGCCTGTTTCGCCAGTTGCGCTTCCCAACGAGACAGAGCCACCGGCTCAGGAGCAGATCGACCGCGACGCAGGCATTGAAATTTTTGAAACCCTGCAGGCGATGACCGAATTGATTTTTGATTTGGAGCAGCGATTCGTCAAAGAAGTCGGTAAGAAAAATGTGGGACTACCCGACCTAAAGCGGTTGGCTAATCACCTGAACAAAACCACAGACTATGCCCGCGAAATTTACGAACTGGCCGGTTGGTCAAACCTAGTTTTCTTAGCCGATGGCCGCTGGCAACTAAGCGCTGAAGCTGATGCCTGGCTTGAATGGCAACCGTGGCAGAGGTTTCAACACCTGGCAAAAATTTGGCGCGGCATCCTCGGCGATGCGTCTGCACACGAGCTCGAAAATGCGCTTCAGGGCTCAAACGGACCGGTGTCGCTGAGCACTAAGTTGCAAGAAACCTACCCTTTTGCAGACGGGTCAGTCACTTCAAAGATCTCTAAGTTGGGCAACCTCGCCGAACTACTTGGCCTTTCGGCAAACGGATGGATGAGCAGCTGGACGGCATCGGTGTTGCAAGAGGATTTTGCCGAAGCTGCCAAAACAGCCAAGCAATTTTTGCCAGCGGAGCAAAGCCGGTTAATCTGCCAAGCAGACCTTTCGATCATTGCCCCCGGCCCGCTGCCTACCGAGCTTGAGATGCAATTGCGCAGGTTTGCCAACACCGAGCAAATCGGCATGGCATCAACTTATCGATTGAACAAACTCAGTATTTCTCATGGCCTTGAGACCGGCCTGAAGGCAGATGAAATCCGTAATCTTTTGCTCGAGCTGACCGGCAAAAACCTGCCTCAGCCGGTTGAGTATCTGATTGATGAAACTGAACAGCGATTCGGTCGGCTAACCATCTCTGAGGGTGGCGAGATTCAGCGTTCGATAATTCGAGCATCTGACCCAATTTTGCTGCAGGCGATTATCAATGAGGTCAAACTCAAACCGTTTGCCCTGCAGAGCACTACCGATGGAGCTTTGGTTAGCCGATTTGAACCAGAAGTGGTCTATTACGGACTGCGCGAGATTGGCCTTGCCGCCATACGCGTTGATGAAGCAGGCCGAGTAATTTCACCAACTGAAGTTCACCAAGCATCGGGAAGCACCGAAATTGAAACTTCAGCAAAGGCAGACATAAGCCGCCTTCGTGAGCAGGATGCGCGGGTGGGCGAGGCTCCCGACGGCGACGACTTGCATCGTCAGATTCAACTGGCAATCAAGAACAAAGCAAAAGCCTGGTTTACCGTCGTGACTGGTGACGGCTCGGAACTGCTATTTCTTCTCGAACCAATCGGCATTGCCAATGGGCGACTTCGAGCTAAGGACCGCAAAGCTGACATTGAGCGCACCATCCCAATAGCCAGCATCACCAAGGTGACATTTGAGTAG
- a CDS encoding DNA repair helicase XPB: MTSGPLIVQSDKTALLEVDHPQAADARHDLAIFAELERAPEHIHTYRITRLGLWNARAAGHDSDFVLGILDKYAKFAIPGSVRSDITETMSRYGRLVIQRSPDGELELFSKDRAILLEASRHRRIVELLDGPISNEAFRIQPWARGQVKQELLKLGWPAEDFAGYTEGTPHEISMQQGDWKVRDYQNQAVEKFWAGGSGVVVLPCGAGKTIVGAAAMAVAKTNTLILVTNTVSARQWKTELMRRTTLTEDEIGEYSGSLKEIKPVTIATYQILTTKRKSEYAHLALLNANDWGLIVYDEVHLLPAPIFKMTADLQARRRLGLTATLVREDGKEGDVFSLIGPKRFDAPWKEIEAQGYIAPAACFEVRIDLPEEERLNYAIASQEDRYRISATSGSKIPVIKALLAKHPGEPTLIIGQYLDQIHAVSAALKVSEITGETPIDERERLFEAFRTGEITCLVVSKVANFSIDLPEASVAIQISGSYGSRQEEAQRLGRLLRPKADGRSANFYTLIARDTIDQDFAQNRQRFLAEQGYSYEIIDADAL, encoded by the coding sequence ATGACTAGCGGACCACTAATTGTTCAGAGCGATAAGACAGCACTGCTAGAAGTTGATCATCCGCAAGCAGCAGATGCTCGTCATGACCTCGCGATTTTTGCAGAACTCGAGCGCGCACCGGAGCACATTCACACCTATCGAATCACTCGGCTGGGACTGTGGAATGCGCGAGCCGCAGGTCACGACTCAGATTTTGTTCTCGGGATTCTGGATAAGTACGCAAAGTTTGCAATTCCTGGATCAGTCCGCTCAGACATCACCGAGACGATGTCTCGATACGGGCGCCTGGTAATTCAGCGCAGCCCAGATGGCGAACTTGAGCTTTTCTCCAAAGATCGCGCGATTCTTCTCGAAGCAAGTCGCCACCGCAGGATTGTCGAATTACTTGATGGCCCAATCTCCAACGAAGCTTTTCGAATTCAGCCTTGGGCTCGTGGGCAGGTTAAGCAGGAGCTGTTAAAGCTAGGCTGGCCGGCCGAGGATTTTGCTGGCTACACCGAAGGAACCCCGCATGAAATTTCAATGCAGCAGGGAGACTGGAAAGTGCGCGACTACCAGAATCAGGCTGTCGAAAAGTTTTGGGCCGGGGGCTCTGGCGTTGTGGTGTTGCCTTGCGGTGCGGGTAAAACCATTGTTGGTGCAGCCGCTATGGCTGTGGCCAAGACCAACACCTTGATTCTGGTGACCAACACAGTCTCTGCACGCCAGTGGAAAACCGAACTGATGCGCCGGACCACCCTGACCGAAGACGAAATTGGCGAGTACTCAGGATCACTCAAAGAAATCAAGCCGGTAACAATCGCGACTTACCAAATTCTTACGACCAAGCGCAAGAGCGAGTACGCCCACCTTGCCCTACTGAATGCCAACGACTGGGGACTCATCGTTTACGACGAGGTTCACCTCTTGCCGGCACCGATTTTCAAGATGACGGCTGACCTTCAGGCTCGTCGCCGATTGGGACTTACCGCAACCTTGGTTCGCGAAGATGGCAAAGAGGGCGACGTCTTCTCACTAATTGGACCAAAGCGCTTCGATGCACCTTGGAAAGAAATTGAAGCCCAGGGATACATCGCGCCGGCCGCCTGTTTTGAGGTAAGAATCGACCTTCCCGAAGAGGAGCGCCTCAATTACGCGATTGCGAGCCAGGAGGACCGGTACCGAATTTCAGCCACCTCTGGTTCAAAGATTCCGGTAATCAAGGCTCTGCTAGCCAAACACCCAGGTGAGCCGACTCTGATTATTGGTCAGTACTTGGATCAAATCCATGCTGTTTCAGCGGCCTTGAAGGTATCAGAAATCACTGGTGAGACACCAATTGATGAACGTGAACGCCTCTTTGAAGCATTCAGAACCGGTGAAATCACCTGCCTAGTTGTTTCTAAGGTGGCAAACTTTTCTATTGATTTGCCGGAGGCATCAGTGGCAATCCAGATTTCTGGGTCATACGGTAGCCGCCAAGAAGAAGCCCAGCGTCTAGGGCGCTTGCTAAGACCAAAGGCAGATGGGCGTTCAGCAAACTTCTACACGTTGATTGCTCGCGACACCATTGACCAAGATTTTGCACAGAATCGCCAACGGTTCTTGGCCGAACAGGGCTACAGCTACGAGATTATCGACGCTGACGCACTCTAA